In Abyssicoccus albus, the following proteins share a genomic window:
- a CDS encoding AAA family ATPase: MNCMNRVEYEVTRECNEALNILETQCKNKSLIQTEDILLAIISAQDTGAGYSLGRHSITRSKVSKMLDSAIVVRDRTVIEVSEGLFSATSEHVKKIKENDLEFINEPPSDISINGIDLCVSEHVKAIFDAADEFRVQLSLDSGMDTYYLLVAIVENEECNAHHLLNKLMATYYSDYRVDLKDNFSIRYSMLNRKYDGHVKRKKQDKEIEDNRLTNKLENPNYSLLRDISTDLTECAKNGQLPNVIGRDDEIDQIVHTICRKNKNNAVLIGPGGVGKSAIVEGLANKIALGDIKPLDSMKILQFSMADLHDKYQDRVLNKFKEEISSEKDIILFIDEIHMLGDHKRMTDIFKPLMARGDFTIIGATTPNEWNRNIANDQALVRRFEKVYVEEPTIEDTIKIVSDTIHSYENYHQVTVPKEVIEAAVILSSDYLTEEYMPDSVFTLIDNACTMCKLDQQLDIDHNLDRWYIDERKKLLKEVDKLAAIKFNEAAVEEKRLELKKLEEQYNIKVNDYDKKEYPIKLSFEYLKQVIQKKVDRNIPDYVIQDQKARKQEEFNRLQTLNTQMQKQIIGQSEAVDIVSKAVIRSKTGFRDQSKPIGVFMFVGTTGVGKTETAKVLAKTMYGREDEYIRFDMSEYQAAHEVSKLIGAPPGYVGYGSSGELTKQVSNKPKSVILFDEIEKAHPKVYDILLQVFDDGRLTDSMGKVVDFTETIIILTSNIGASDIKHRKQVGFGAPELSELDYGTVTMSTQEAINDYFRPEFINRIDEIVTFKPFDVDSIYKITELELNKKFEAIEEMGFKVSYDRKLIDFIVTSFYDPVNGARPIKRGITKSVDDKLSELVIEGLLNEGDKVSFSASKSRIEVTIESKSKGGDEGFIGQSDEVGSR, encoded by the coding sequence ATGAATTGTATGAATCGTGTTGAATATGAAGTGACAAGAGAATGTAATGAAGCATTGAATATTTTAGAAACTCAATGTAAAAATAAATCATTAATACAGACTGAGGATATTTTACTTGCGATTATTTCTGCTCAAGATACTGGTGCAGGATATTCGTTAGGACGTCATTCAATCACGCGTTCAAAAGTAAGTAAAATGTTAGACAGTGCAATAGTTGTAAGAGACAGAACAGTTATAGAGGTGAGTGAAGGATTATTTAGCGCGACTTCCGAACATGTGAAGAAAATCAAAGAAAATGATCTGGAATTTATTAATGAGCCCCCGTCTGATATATCAATTAACGGTATTGATTTATGTGTTTCGGAACATGTTAAAGCTATTTTTGATGCTGCAGATGAATTTAGAGTCCAACTTTCTTTAGATAGTGGAATGGATACGTATTATTTACTTGTTGCAATCGTAGAAAACGAAGAATGTAATGCACATCATTTATTAAACAAGCTCATGGCAACATATTACTCAGATTATCGAGTAGATTTAAAAGATAACTTTAGTATACGATACAGTATGCTTAATAGGAAGTATGATGGACATGTGAAGAGAAAGAAACAAGACAAAGAAATTGAAGATAATAGGCTGACTAATAAGTTAGAAAATCCAAACTACTCATTACTACGTGATATATCAACGGATTTAACCGAATGTGCAAAAAATGGTCAACTTCCAAACGTCATAGGACGTGATGATGAAATTGATCAAATTGTTCATACCATTTGTCGAAAGAATAAAAATAATGCTGTATTGATAGGACCTGGTGGTGTCGGTAAATCTGCAATTGTTGAAGGCTTGGCAAATAAAATAGCATTAGGTGACATAAAACCTTTAGATTCTATGAAAATATTGCAATTTAGTATGGCCGATCTTCATGATAAATATCAGGATAGAGTTTTGAATAAATTTAAAGAAGAGATTTCAAGCGAGAAGGATATTATCTTATTTATCGATGAAATTCATATGTTAGGTGATCATAAACGAATGACGGATATATTCAAACCTTTAATGGCCAGAGGAGACTTTACAATTATAGGGGCTACAACGCCTAATGAATGGAATCGAAATATTGCGAATGACCAAGCTTTAGTCAGAAGATTCGAGAAAGTGTATGTAGAAGAGCCTACTATTGAAGACACGATTAAAATTGTAAGTGATACGATTCACTCGTATGAAAATTATCATCAAGTGACTGTTCCAAAAGAAGTTATTGAAGCTGCAGTCATTTTATCCAGTGATTACTTAACTGAAGAATATATGCCTGATAGTGTATTTACTTTAATTGATAATGCATGTACGATGTGCAAATTAGATCAACAATTAGATATAGACCATAATCTTGATCGATGGTATATCGATGAAAGGAAAAAATTATTAAAAGAAGTAGACAAACTTGCAGCGATTAAATTTAATGAAGCAGCAGTAGAGGAAAAGAGGCTTGAATTAAAGAAACTAGAGGAACAATATAATATCAAAGTCAATGACTATGACAAGAAGGAATATCCAATTAAGTTGTCTTTTGAATATTTAAAGCAAGTCATTCAAAAGAAGGTAGACCGTAATATTCCAGATTATGTAATTCAAGACCAAAAGGCTCGCAAACAAGAAGAGTTTAATCGTTTACAAACATTAAATACCCAAATGCAAAAGCAAATTATAGGGCAATCTGAAGCGGTAGATATTGTGTCTAAAGCCGTTATAAGATCTAAAACAGGTTTTAGAGATCAGTCGAAGCCTATTGGTGTGTTTATGTTTGTTGGGACGACCGGTGTAGGTAAGACGGAAACAGCAAAAGTATTAGCCAAGACAATGTATGGGCGAGAAGATGAATATATTAGATTCGATATGAGTGAATATCAGGCCGCCCATGAAGTATCGAAGTTGATTGGGGCACCACCGGGATATGTTGGATATGGTAGTTCTGGTGAATTAACTAAGCAGGTCTCGAATAAACCAAAGTCAGTCATATTGTTCGATGAGATAGAGAAAGCCCACCCAAAAGTTTATGATATCTTACTACAAGTATTTGACGACGGAAGATTAACTGATTCGATGGGCAAAGTCGTTGATTTTACTGAGACGATCATTATCTTAACATCAAATATCGGAGCGAGTGATATTAAACATCGTAAACAAGTCGGATTTGGTGCACCTGAGTTATCTGAACTAGATTATGGCACAGTTACAATGTCAACTCAAGAAGCAATTAATGATTATTTTCGACCAGAATTTATTAATAGAATTGATGAAATTGTAACATTCAAGCCATTTGATGTGGATAGCATATATAAGATTACTGAACTTGAGTTAAATAAAAAGTTTGAAGCGATTGAAGAAATGGGATTCAAAGTGTCTTACGATCGAAAACTGATAGATTTTATTGTAACGAGTTTTTATGATCCAGTGAATGGTGCAAGGCCAATCAAAAGAGGTATTACAAAGTCTGTTGATGATAAACTCTCTGAACTCGTTATAGAAGGGTTATTAAATGAAGGAGATAAAGTTTCTTTCAGTGCATCTAAAAGTAGAATTGAAGTGACTATTGAATCTAAATCTAAAGGCGGTGATGAAGGCTTTATAGGTCAATCAGATGAAGTAGGAAGTCGGTAA
- a CDS encoding SHOCT domain-containing protein, whose product MNNQVRRNKEMEAAKTLTFAAGVVAIIAGVIWCFTGVGLLWAWLDIIGGILFIRSKGFTDEKFASKSTGILVFGLIFLVTSVLGGVLAILAYMKLSSAKQSNDQSTGSGNVMDLEKAYELKNNGVISEEEFEMIKKKTIG is encoded by the coding sequence ATGAATAATCAAGTGAGAAGAAACAAAGAGATGGAAGCTGCTAAAACATTAACTTTTGCAGCGGGTGTTGTAGCAATAATTGCAGGTGTAATTTGGTGTTTTACAGGTGTTGGTTTGTTATGGGCTTGGTTAGATATCATTGGGGGGATATTATTCATACGATCTAAAGGCTTTACCGATGAGAAATTTGCTTCTAAGTCGACTGGGATTTTAGTGTTCGGATTGATTTTCTTAGTGACATCGGTATTAGGAGGCGTACTAGCAATACTCGCTTATATGAAATTAAGTAGTGCGAAACAGTCCAATGACCAGTCAACTGGATCTGGTAATGTTATGGATCTTGAAAAGGCATATGAATTGAAAAATAACGGTGTTATTTCGGAAGAAGAATTTGAAATGATCAAGAAAAAAACAATTGGGTAA
- a CDS encoding restriction endonuclease subunit S, protein MLLQDCVVFEGGINVNRVIEYDDKGLVYNVYHHHSFLYDCGEINANSIEVNTVRIQDDAKVKVVHEGDIIVNLSRGYCTRVSRVNDGYLLPYNYSKVVVPDAIDDCFFVAWFNHSWEVSTQLNQLRKSQHKKMKLTHQALDDFEISLPLLEYQQHIGNMYKLLINTKRQEQERIAQDELGIKVALNKL, encoded by the coding sequence ATGTTGTTACAAGACTGTGTTGTCTTTGAAGGTGGGATTAATGTGAATAGGGTGATTGAATACGATGATAAAGGCTTGGTGTATAACGTCTATCATCATCACAGCTTTCTTTATGATTGTGGAGAGATTAACGCAAATTCAATTGAAGTTAATACTGTTCGAATTCAAGACGATGCGAAAGTAAAAGTCGTTCACGAAGGGGATATCATAGTGAATTTATCACGTGGTTATTGCACACGGGTATCAAGGGTTAATGATGGATATTTATTGCCATACAACTATTCAAAGGTCGTTGTGCCCGATGCAATTGATGATTGTTTTTTTGTCGCTTGGTTCAATCATTCATGGGAGGTGAGTACTCAATTGAATCAATTAAGGAAGTCACAACATAAGAAGATGAAATTGACACATCAAGCATTAGATGACTTTGAAATATCATTACCACTTCTAGAGTATCAACAACATATCGGTAATATGTACAAATTATTAATCAACACAAAACGACAAGAGCAAGAGCGCATTGCGCAAGATGAATTAGGGATTAAAGTTGCTTTAAATAAATTATAA
- a CDS encoding N-6 DNA methylase, translating into MNDARDIYKNIINEIEMLFGQREFHKTQYIELLRSILLYKYLCEKYKMHIEEYKEDNDINESYNEIFEDDILFNQFKVYLYQNVGYIIEPGNFYEDFIVEEDILKFELLYFEQALIKFTESRYEFENMNIKDKVVNIDVDGLFSHINLNSTILGQKLQDRKETLYLILISINKATQDINLELYSDIFKLSLNETRFIISSFSSNKKHVLAESIEQDFPLNIAMMISEGLIPKKKYNNLYVPFEKNGVPSAYIAENNDIMKIQSETWNDLEHNISRQNYLIHGINNINIKNRGLFNLDYGIKYIKDKVDLIYADFMKIRSVRDIKKYDENNMYAENHTLLKEKKAELLLKYIDMMSDDGIMIVVSDRSFYNSLDDELCDSIFSDQNVVDCIIDLPTNVLGERYTNPRITILNKNRYEDDKILLIDATRNYIASEKYNEISDRHISKIVSIYKSKEDHPGFSAIVEPNQLQTDFGWNWEMSDFITPIIYQEYVDPKQVKLDLERLDTEISNDLERVKKHIKELNIF; encoded by the coding sequence ATGAATGACGCAAGAGATATTTATAAAAATATAATTAATGAAATTGAAATGCTTTTTGGGCAAAGAGAATTTCATAAAACACAATATATAGAATTATTACGTTCAATATTATTATATAAGTACTTATGTGAAAAATATAAAATGCATATTGAAGAATATAAAGAAGATAATGATATTAATGAAAGCTATAATGAAATCTTTGAGGATGACATATTATTTAATCAATTTAAAGTTTACCTTTATCAGAATGTTGGATACATTATCGAGCCTGGAAATTTTTATGAAGACTTTATTGTTGAAGAAGACATTTTGAAATTCGAATTACTTTATTTTGAACAAGCATTAATTAAATTTACTGAATCACGATATGAATTCGAAAACATGAATATCAAGGATAAAGTTGTGAATATAGATGTTGATGGACTGTTTTCTCACATTAATCTAAATTCAACAATATTAGGACAGAAATTACAAGATAGAAAAGAGACATTATACCTTATACTCATAAGTATTAATAAGGCTACTCAAGATATTAACTTGGAATTGTATTCAGATATCTTTAAATTATCTTTAAATGAAACAAGATTTATAATCTCATCTTTCAGTAGCAACAAGAAGCATGTATTAGCTGAATCTATTGAACAGGATTTTCCACTTAATATTGCAATGATGATTAGTGAAGGTCTTATACCAAAAAAGAAATATAATAATCTGTATGTCCCATTTGAAAAAAATGGTGTTCCTTCAGCATATATAGCAGAGAATAATGATATTATGAAAATACAAAGCGAAACTTGGAATGATTTAGAACATAACATTTCACGGCAAAATTATTTAATACATGGTATTAACAATATAAATATAAAGAATCGTGGTCTCTTTAATTTGGATTATGGAATAAAATATATAAAAGATAAAGTTGATCTTATATATGCAGATTTTATGAAAATTAGATCCGTTAGGGATATAAAAAAGTATGACGAGAATAATATGTATGCTGAAAATCATACATTATTAAAAGAAAAAAAAGCTGAATTACTTTTGAAATACATTGACATGATGAGTGACGATGGAATAATGATTGTAGTTTCTGACAGGAGCTTTTATAATTCATTGGATGATGAATTATGTGATTCAATATTTTCCGATCAAAATGTAGTGGACTGCATCATTGATTTACCAACAAATGTGTTAGGTGAACGTTATACGAACCCAAGAATAACTATATTAAACAAAAATAGATATGAAGATGATAAAATACTTCTTATTGATGCAACGAGAAATTATATAGCGAGTGAGAAATATAATGAAATATCTGATCGACATATTAGTAAAATAGTGAGTATATACAAATCAAAGGAAGATCATCCTGGATTTAGTGCAATAGTTGAACCGAATCAACTTCAAACCGATTTCGGATGGAATTGGGAAATGTCAGACTTTATTACGCCGATTATTTACCAGGAATATGTAGATCCTAAACAGGTTAAATTAGACTTAGAACGGTTAGATACAGAAATAAGCAATGATCTAGAACGTGTTAAAAAGCATATTAAAGAACTAAATATATTTTAG
- a CDS encoding McrC family protein codes for MKRLIVLKEFDRIYIGEKINDVIITNTDIEQLQNLKIDKSKANVEDFLNPIRKGVQFKNYVGVLKINSGLIVEILPKLYGINSDEESKKLVFTMLRDTKHVKSKLFDEIAMDKDNNSMLEIFINMFLDEVEKICKVGLVSEYQKVEENFKFLKGKLLIHKHVKVNKFNYSNFYNEYDDFILDHNLNRLIKATLIYLSKVNVSNNVNRKINNLLPFFEDINARLLDINKISPHINRRFEIYDKAIEWSKMILNNNTFNTFSGVNSSLAFLFPMERLYEEYVYNKLKYNNIDNIEIVSQQNKYSLFNKKNNEYTSIYKLKPDIVIKKNEDVIIVDTKWKILGSNGPSQMDIYQMYAYFTRYRHHGINVKKVILLYPYSGSYPRTVFQSLSEAGGTIAIIEVAFVNLTDDNWINDFWKLI; via the coding sequence ATGAAGAGGTTAATTGTACTTAAAGAATTTGACCGCATTTATATTGGCGAAAAAATTAATGATGTTATAATTACTAATACTGATATTGAACAATTGCAAAATTTAAAAATAGATAAATCCAAGGCAAATGTAGAAGACTTTTTAAATCCAATAAGAAAGGGTGTACAATTTAAGAATTATGTAGGGGTTTTAAAAATAAACTCTGGTTTAATTGTTGAAATTCTTCCCAAACTTTATGGCATAAATAGTGATGAAGAATCAAAGAAATTGGTATTTACAATGCTTAGAGACACAAAACATGTAAAATCTAAGTTATTTGATGAAATAGCTATGGATAAAGATAATAATTCGATGTTAGAAATTTTTATTAACATGTTTTTGGATGAAGTCGAAAAAATTTGTAAAGTAGGGTTAGTATCCGAATATCAAAAAGTAGAGGAGAACTTCAAATTTTTAAAAGGTAAATTACTTATTCATAAACATGTTAAAGTTAATAAATTTAATTACTCTAACTTTTATAATGAATATGACGACTTTATTTTAGACCATAATTTGAATAGGTTAATTAAAGCAACTTTAATCTATCTTTCTAAAGTAAATGTGTCAAATAATGTTAATCGTAAAATTAATAATTTGCTACCTTTTTTTGAAGATATTAATGCTAGGCTACTTGATATTAATAAAATATCTCCACATATTAATAGAAGGTTTGAAATATATGATAAAGCAATTGAATGGTCCAAAATGATTTTAAATAATAACACATTTAATACATTTTCAGGTGTTAATTCTTCATTAGCATTTCTATTTCCTATGGAAAGGCTTTATGAAGAGTATGTATATAATAAATTGAAGTATAATAATATTGATAATATTGAAATTGTAAGTCAACAAAATAAATACTCGCTATTTAACAAGAAAAATAATGAATATACTAGTATATATAAATTGAAACCAGATATAGTTATTAAAAAAAATGAAGATGTAATCATAGTTGACACAAAGTGGAAGATACTTGGTAGTAATGGCCCCAGTCAAATGGATATTTATCAAATGTATGCATATTTTACAAGATATAGACATCATGGTATTAATGTTAAAAAGGTAATTCTATTGTATCCATATAGTGGTAGTTACCCCCGAACAGTATTTCAATCTTTAAGTGAAGCAGGAGGTACTATAGCAATAATTGAAGTTGCATTTGTAAATTTAACAGATGATAATTGGATTAATGATTTTTGGAAATTAATTTGA